Genomic DNA from Brenneria izadpanahii:
GTCGATAATCCAGGTTCCGCTGTTGGTATTCTGGCAAGCTTTGCTACTGCCATCCACCGATACACAGGTTGGTTTCTGCGCTTTACGACGCGGTGTACGTCTCCTGTCTTTTTTCAACGTCTCTTCATACAGTTCGCTTTTTACCGCGGCCTGAGGTGGAACGTAACCAATCAGTTCCTCTTTTCCCGGTTCGGCAATTGCAAGCCAGGCGTTTTCTACCTGTCCAAGTACGTTGTAGGTATTGCTGTTTTCAAGATGACGAATCACCTTACCGCCAAAATCGGGCTGGCTCATGACCGACGCGGGGTAAAGGGCCCGGTATTCCTGGTTGATAGGTTGGAACTCTTGAGGGGGGGTGATGGCATGACGATGCACTAACGTAACGCCATTCACTTCATTGGTCACGATCGTGTCATCAGTTAATTCGGGTGGGGGGGAGCTTTGCAACTAGCAAGGCCGAGGGCAGAAAGAAGGACTAATACGATTCGCATATTCATCATGATGTTCCTTTGCAAATAGTTTGTACTTATTGAAACAAATTACTGGATGTTTACTGGACGATATTATTGAATTGCTCGTTTAATAACTGTATTCCTGGACAGTCATTTTAATTAAGACATAGCTACCGCACGAGCTTTACGTGGCGTAAAGCCGAGTTTGTTATTTGCGGTTGTCAAAACTTAATGGCGTGATTCTACATAGACTAGCTAACAATTCAATATTGTTCTTGTTACATAAAAAGACACTAATTATATGGAATGCTCAAAAAATGATGAGTTCCCCGGCGTTATTTATAACCTAAGTAAAACTCGGTATTGGTGGTTATTATGTGGATTGTGAGTTAATTATATGATTTTTTAATGAGTTTTACCTTCTTCCCACCTCATTTTCTAACGCTGAGAGGGGGCCAGAATGTTCTGGCATTTATGAGATCAAGATTAATCTTAAAATGCTAATGGCATAGCATGATGATACCGGGGTCATCCTTATCGTATATGGTTGTATATTCAACATGTTGTTTCCAACCAGCAATTGTATTCACATTCTATCCATGACTACATATAGCGGGGTAGGTTTCTTACTCTTCTTGTTATGGCATTAGTGCGCTTATGCAGAGTTTGCGCCATACCAAAGAATGTCTGCTTTTATTTATGGGAAATATCAACGCTACCGGTCAGGGCTAAAGCTCATTAGTTTATGAGCGAAATCATTATCATGATAATAATGTTCTTATTTAATTATTCCTATTTGAAATAAACGCGCATAGCTAGGTGTGTTTCTATGTCAATTTTCGATTAAAGTAGACGATCTCAATAAATCAGAATTTTTAACTGAATTAATCGATATTGCTCTATGATTATTCCTCCAATTTATATGAGATTATTTAAAATAAAATGATAATCATGATAAACATATTCTATATTAATGAGTCCGACTGTATCAGTTGGGGGCTATGTGGATAAACAACTCCATTGCTTATCCTCTGTTTGTTCAGGTTCTCCGCCGGAACGGCTTTTAAGGTTGTGGTTATCAGAGCGATCGTTATTGTGCCGATCGTACTCTGATCCGGCTGCGTCCCGTAGCGGATTGATATGACGAACGCATCCATCAACAGCATAACGATATTCAAAGGTTGGAATGGGCTTTCCGATAGCAAGAGGGAAAACCCTGTCCCGCCAGTTCCGCAGCCGAAGAGTACGCTACGGCCCAATCCTCCTGCATCACTCGGCTAATCAGTTGTTCAACCTCAACGCTATGCCCGGTCAAATTCCGGCGCGCCTTGGCGATAATTTCCGCGTCGGTAATCGGGCGTTCGGCGCTGCCCAGCGGTTTATAACGTTCGCGCACCGCGCTGTCGCCATTGCGATGCCTGACCACCACGCGTGCGCCGGGCTGGCGCGCCGGGCCGCACATGCGCTGTTCAAACTCAGGATTGAGGATGGCGGTCACTTTATCGGCCAGCGCCAGCATCTTCTCACTACACATGCTCTGTTCCGTATACCATTCCGCGCCGGGCGGCAGGCCCGATGCCACTGCCGCCAGCGTCCACGGCAGACTAAACTGCGCATCAATCACCGTGCTCGGGCGGTAATCCATCATATCGTTGACCAAGCGGGAAAAGGTATGTACCTCGATGGCGTGAAAATCTTCCGCCCGCCAGCCTGTCTCCTGCATGATGTCTTCCATGCTTTCCAGCGCGCAGGCCAGCCAGCGACAGGCGGGATAGCGTTTAAAGCTGCCGTAGCCGGCGTACCAATGGTTGCCGAGATTGGCCGTCAGGATATCAGGCGCGAATCGGTCGGAGCCGATCATCCGCCAGTAACCCTGTTCGCCGTCCAGTACGTTAAGACTGCCGCTCAGGCCCAGTTGCGCCATAATTACCGCTTGAATACCTGCCTGAGCCGCCGGGGCCACGGCATCCTTCAGCGCCAGCAACGGCCGTTGCCGCCAGTTGTACTGATGCAGGCTGGGCAGGGGGGTTAGCGCGGCGGCCAGGCCGACGGCATGATGCAACCGTTCTGGATTGAGTTCCAGTAGCCGACCGGCCACCAATGCCGCGCCGATCGCCTGATGCTGCGCAACGCCGTAAACCTGACCGAAACGCTGCTCCGAGGGTTGGATAGCGTGGATCAGGCGATTGTTCACCTCAAAGCCGGCGGTCAGCGCGGCGATCAGCGACTGCTGCGTCACGGCCTTAGGGCTGAGATCGAGAGCGGCCATCGCCGCGGCGACCAGCGTGGAGCCGGGATGACCAAGACCTTTACCGTCGATCTCTACGCCGTCATCGTGATCGAGACCGTTAATGATGGCAGCGTTGCTGAAAGCGGCGCCGAGCGGGCTGAAGCCGGGCCGACCGAAGACATAGCAGTCGCCTCTTCCGGCGAATAGTCGGGCGGCGCGGATAACCGGTTCGCTGACGCGATGGTTGCCGGCTGCCCAGCCGCAGGCGAGGGCGTCCAGTAAGTGCAACCTGACTTTGTGGCGGATGGCGTCGGGGATATTCTGTGCGCTCAGCGTGCCGGCAAAATTTACCAACTGGCGTGTGGCGGTCATGTTCATGGTTATCAACGTTTAAAATAGCGGGTGCGGATCCGGCGTTCGGCATAGCTGGCCAGCAGTGACAGCGGAAGGATGGTGACGACGAAAAACAGTGCGACAAAGGTCAGCGTCTCCAGCGGCCGAAAAGTGGCGGTACTCAAACGCTGCCCCTGATAGAGGATCTCGCCGGTGGCGATATAGCTCGCCAGCACCGAGTTTTTTATCGACATCACGCACTGGCCGACAAACGCCGGCAGGATACGCAGAAAGGCTACCGGACCGGTAATGCGCACCAGCACTTTGAACGGCGACATCCCCACCGACAGCCCGGCTTCGATCAGACCATGATCGACGGATTGCAGGCCGGAACGGAAGATCTCGGCAAAAAAAACGCTGCC
This window encodes:
- a CDS encoding MmgE/PrpD family protein, with amino-acid sequence MTATRQLVNFAGTLSAQNIPDAIRHKVRLHLLDALACGWAAGNHRVSEPVIRAARLFAGRGDCYVFGRPGFSPLGAAFSNAAIINGLDHDDGVEIDGKGLGHPGSTLVAAAMAALDLSPKAVTQQSLIAALTAGFEVNNRLIHAIQPSEQRFGQVYGVAQHQAIGAALVAGRLLELNPERLHHAVGLAAALTPLPSLHQYNWRQRPLLALKDAVAPAAQAGIQAVIMAQLGLSGSLNVLDGEQGYWRMIGSDRFAPDILTANLGNHWYAGYGSFKRYPACRWLACALESMEDIMQETGWRAEDFHAIEVHTFSRLVNDMMDYRPSTVIDAQFSLPWTLAAVASGLPPGAEWYTEQSMCSEKMLALADKVTAILNPEFEQRMCGPARQPGARVVVRHRNGDSAVRERYKPLGSAERPITDAEIIAKARRNLTGHSVEVEQLISRVMQEDWAVAYSSAAELAGQGFPSCYRKAHSNL
- a CDS encoding amino acid ABC transporter permease, with translation MPVYHWDFSILWQYRAILLDGIFTTFQIVLASVTLSILGGALLAPLRGSARTVIRLPAQGLIEVVRSIPPLVLIVWAYYCLPILFGLTLSSYLTCVLAISLYGSVFFAEIFRSGLQSVDHGLIEAGLSVGMSPFKVLVRITGPVAFLRILPAFVGQCVMSIKNSVLASYIATGEILYQGQRLSTATFRPLETLTFVALFFVVTILPLSLLASYAERRIRTRYFKR